In the Chromobacterium sp. ATCC 53434 genome, CACCATCACATTGCCGCTGATCAGCAGGCCGGCGCCGCCGTCCGCCCAGGCCTGGTAGAGGCGCAGCAGGGCCTCGGCCGGCGCGTGTTCGGCGTCCGCCATATTCTCTTCCATCGCGGCCTTGGCGATGCGGTTCGGAATGCTGGAACCATTGGGCAGCGCCAGCGTGTCGAATACTTTCATCGGAGATCCTCCAGTTGACTCAAACTCAACCATAAGCTTAAAGTTAAGTTTAAGGTCAAGCGCTTTCGAGAGGGAGAGATGAAGATTGGCGAATTGGCGAAGCGCAGCGGCTTGACGGCCTCCCGCATTCGCTTTTACGAGGCGAACGGACTGATATCGGCGGTGGAGCGCCAGGCCAATGGCTACCGCGACTACGGACCGGAGGCGCTGTGGGTTCTGGAGATCATCGCCGGCGCCCAGGGCGCGGGCTTCTCGCTGGAAGAGATACGCCACCTGCTGCCGGTGGCGCCGGATGCCTGGCGGCACGAAGCCTTGCTGGACGGGCTGAAGAGCAAGGTCGCGGAAATCGAACGGCTGCAGGCGCGGCTGGCGCAGAGCAGGGCGCAGCTGCTGCTCGCCATCGACAGCATAGAAAACGGTCCCGACGGGCTGACGTGCGCGGACCGCGCGCAATGGGTATTGAACCGGCTGCGCGACGATTGCGACGGGGCGGGCTCGCCGCCATCGGCGTGATGGCGGGCGCGTCAGGCCATCGTCATCGCTTCCCGTTCCGCTGGAAATCCCTATATTGTTGTCGGTGCTTCCCCCTCCATCACCGCATGGGATCAAACTCATATGCAACTGATCAGTCAGAACTTCCAGGACGGACGGCCGATTCCGGGCGAATTCGCGTTCGCCGTGCCCGACGCGGCCAGCCGCATCGCCCTGTCGGCCAACCGCAATCCCCACCTGGCATGGAGCGGCGCGCCGGCGGGCACCCGTTCCTTCGTCATCGTCTGCCATGATCCGGACGTGCCCAGCCGCGGCGACGACGTCAACCAGGCCGGCCGCGTCGTGCCGGCCTCGCTGCCGCGCGTCGATTTCTTCCACTGGCTGCTGCTGGACATTCCGGCCGGCACCGCCGAAGTCGCGGCCGGCTCGCATTCCTCGGCCGTCACGCCGCGCGGCAAGCCGGGACCGGCCGCGCCCGGCGGGCTGCGCCACGGCATCAACGACTACACCGCCTGGTTCGCCGGCGACGAGCAGATGGGCGGCGACTACTACGGTTACGACGGCCCGTGCCCGCCGTGGAACGACGAGCGGGTCCACCATTACGTCTTCACCGTCTACGCGCTGGCGACGCCGACGCTGGACATCGAGGGCGCGCCGACCGGCGCCAAGGTCAGCGCGGCGCTGGCCAAGGCCGAGGTCTTGGGCCAGGCCAGCCTGACCGGCCTGTACAGCCTGAATCCGGACGTCGCGGTAGGCTGAGCGGAGGCGCCGGACGGGAGCGGCGCCGATGCGCCGCCCCGTTGGCCGGCCTGCCTTGCGGGGCGACTTCTGCCGATGCCGCAAAAAGATCGCGTACAGGCTCTTACTGCGGCATCGACGGCATGATGACCTGTTGCGCGATCTCCATGCCCTCGGGCGTGGCCCAGGTGCCGACCAGCTCGGCGATCGCCTGGTTGGTGCTGGACAGCGTCGCGCCGGCCTGTTCCATCCGCCGCAGCGCCATGTCGTCGGCCAGCTTGCCGGGCGAGCCGCCGGCGTCGGCGATCACCTGCACCTGGTAGCCCATGCCGACCAGGCTGAGCACCGGAAACACCGTGCAGACGTCGTTGGTGACGCCGGCGACGATCAGCTTCTTGCGGCCGGTGGCCCGCACCGCGGCGGCGAAGTTCGGGTCGTCCATCGCGTTGACGATGCCGGCGCGCTTGACGCGCGCGTCGAACGCGGCGGGCAGGATGTCGGCCAGCTCGGCGAGCAGCGGCCCCTGCGCGTAGTCTTCCATGCTGGAGGTTAGCACCGCCGGCATCTTCAGGATGCGGGCCGCCTGGGCCAGCATCAGCGCGTTGCGCTTCATCTCCTCGAAGGGCAGCGAGCGCACCCAGCCCATTGTTCCGACCTGATGGTCGATCAGCAACAGCGCCGCATTGTCGGCGGTATATCGTTCAAAACTCATGCTTGATGCTCCTGGTGTCGATTCAACGACGAAGTCAGGGGTTGCCCCTGGAAAAACACGATGTGGGCCGGCCCGTTGCGGGCCTGGACCACGACGGCGCGGGAGCGGCCGTCGGCCGGATACACCGGCAGGCTTAGTCCGTCCGGCGTGAACGGCGTCCCGTCGATGGCGGCCTCGCCGGCAATCGGCAGCAGGAAGGCGCCGCCGCCGGCGGGAACGGTGAGCGTCACCGATGCGCCGTCCTCCAGCTCGATGTCCAGCAGCGTGACCGGCGTCGGCGGCGTCAACGGCGAGGTCCGGCCGTCGAAAGTTCCCAGCGCGACGCGGATGCGCGCGCCGGGCGGGCGGACCTGAGGAATGTCTTCCGGCGCCAGGCTGTGCGCCGATGGCGGGCCGTTTTGGGCTGCCGGCGGCAGCTGCACGAAAATCTGCAGCGAATGCACGGTCTTGCCGGCCTCGGCCGGGTCTTCCTGGTGGACGATGCCGCTGCCGGCGGCGGTCCAGTGCAGGCCGCCGGGGCGGATCCGGTTGCGCGTGCCCAGCGAGTCGCGGTTGTCGATGCCGGTTTCCGAGTCGGCGAACACATAGGACACCGCGGAGAAGCCGGCATGCGGATGCGCCGGGAAGGTCGGGGCGCTCATCCAGGCGTGGTCGACGCCGATGAAGGGGTCCAGCCGGCCGGCGGCGTCGCGCAATCCATGGGCCCGGAAGTGGTCGCCGCGGCTGAGCGGGCGCAAGTTGGCGATGACGGGCATGATGGCTTCCGGTCTCAGTTCGGCGCGAGCAGCGCCGGATAGTCGGTATAACCTCTTGCGCCGCCGCCGTAGAAGGTGGCGCGGTCGGCCTCGTTCAGCGGGGCGTCCGCCTGCAGCCTGGCGACGAAGTCGGGATTGGCGAGAATCATCTGGCCGTAGGACTCCAGGTCCGCCAGGCCGGACTCGACGTCCGAGCCTATCCGTTCGCGCGGTTGGCCGGGACGGTTCAGGATCAGGCTTTGTTGCCAGAGCCGGCGCAGGTCCCGCAGCAGCGCCTCGTCGCCCAGATGCATCAGGTGCAGATAGGCCAGGCCGAGCTTGTCCAGTTCGGCGACCAGGTGCCGATACAGCGCCGGGCCTTCCGGGCCTTCGTCTATGCCCCAGATCGGCGTGCCGGGCGACAGCCGGATGCCGGTCCGCTCGGGGCCGATTTCGTCGGCGATGGCGGCGGCGACCTCGATGGCGAAGCGGGCCCGGTTTTCGATGGAGCCGCCATAGCGGTCGGCGCGCTGGTTGGCGCTGGGCGCCAGGAACTGCTGGATCAGATAGGCGTTGGCGCCGTGGATTTCGACGCCGTCCGCGCCGGCCTCGATGGCGCGCCGCGCGGCCAGGCGGAAGTCCGCCACGGTTTGGCCGATCTCGTCCAGGCTCAGCGCCCGCGGTTGCGGAATGTCCTGCATGCCGGTCGGCGTGAACATCTGGGTGTTTGGCGCGATGGCCGACGGCGCGACGGCTTGCCGATGATGGGGCGTATTGTCCGGGTGCGACATCCGGCCGACGTGCATCAGCTGGATGAAGAGGCGGCTGCCGTGGCGGTGGACCGCCGAGGCGACGTTGCGCCAGCCGGCCACATGCGCGTCGGTGTAGATGCCGGGCGTGGCCAGATAGCCCTGGCCGTCGTCGGAAGGCTGGGTGCCTTCGGCGATGATCAGCCCGACGCTGGCGCGCTGCGCGTAGTAGGTGGCCGCCAGCTCGCCCGGCGTGCCGTCGAGGCCGGCGCGGCTGCGCGTCATCGGCGCCATCGCGATGCGGTTCTTCAGCGGGTGGCGGCCCATCGTGGCCGGCGTGAAAATCGTGTTCATGCGTCTTCCTTTGCGGTGATCCGTGTGCGGTCGGCAAACCGGATTTCTATCGATCCCGCAATCACTG is a window encoding:
- a CDS encoding MerR family transcriptional regulator, with translation MKIGELAKRSGLTASRIRFYEANGLISAVERQANGYRDYGPEALWVLEIIAGAQGAGFSLEEIRHLLPVAPDAWRHEALLDGLKSKVAEIERLQARLAQSRAQLLLAIDSIENGPDGLTCADRAQWVLNRLRDDCDGAGSPPSA
- a CDS encoding YbhB/YbcL family Raf kinase inhibitor-like protein; translated protein: MQLISQNFQDGRPIPGEFAFAVPDAASRIALSANRNPHLAWSGAPAGTRSFVIVCHDPDVPSRGDDVNQAGRVVPASLPRVDFFHWLLLDIPAGTAEVAAGSHSSAVTPRGKPGPAAPGGLRHGINDYTAWFAGDEQMGGDYYGYDGPCPPWNDERVHHYVFTVYALATPTLDIEGAPTGAKVSAALAKAEVLGQASLTGLYSLNPDVAVG
- a CDS encoding isochorismatase family protein translates to MSFERYTADNAALLLIDHQVGTMGWVRSLPFEEMKRNALMLAQAARILKMPAVLTSSMEDYAQGPLLAELADILPAAFDARVKRAGIVNAMDDPNFAAAVRATGRKKLIVAGVTNDVCTVFPVLSLVGMGYQVQVIADAGGSPGKLADDMALRRMEQAGATLSSTNQAIAELVGTWATPEGMEIAQQVIMPSMPQ
- a CDS encoding pirin family protein, which encodes MPVIANLRPLSRGDHFRAHGLRDAAGRLDPFIGVDHAWMSAPTFPAHPHAGFSAVSYVFADSETGIDNRDSLGTRNRIRPGGLHWTAAGSGIVHQEDPAEAGKTVHSLQIFVQLPPAAQNGPPSAHSLAPEDIPQVRPPGARIRVALGTFDGRTSPLTPPTPVTLLDIELEDGASVTLTVPAGGGAFLLPIAGEAAIDGTPFTPDGLSLPVYPADGRSRAVVVQARNGPAHIVFFQGQPLTSSLNRHQEHQA
- a CDS encoding alkene reductase codes for the protein MNTIFTPATMGRHPLKNRIAMAPMTRSRAGLDGTPGELAATYYAQRASVGLIIAEGTQPSDDGQGYLATPGIYTDAHVAGWRNVASAVHRHGSRLFIQLMHVGRMSHPDNTPHHRQAVAPSAIAPNTQMFTPTGMQDIPQPRALSLDEIGQTVADFRLAARRAIEAGADGVEIHGANAYLIQQFLAPSANQRADRYGGSIENRARFAIEVAAAIADEIGPERTGIRLSPGTPIWGIDEGPEGPALYRHLVAELDKLGLAYLHLMHLGDEALLRDLRRLWQQSLILNRPGQPRERIGSDVESGLADLESYGQMILANPDFVARLQADAPLNEADRATFYGGGARGYTDYPALLAPN